One window from the genome of Phalacrocorax aristotelis chromosome 20, bGulAri2.1, whole genome shotgun sequence encodes:
- the CNR2 gene encoding cannabinoid receptor 2 — MDICKIHENASKCSMNTMECFMVLSTQAQKISIATLCGLFGTLCIFENSLVLYLIFSSPGTRKKPSYLFISSLALADILASIIFVCSFVNFHVFNETDFSKEMFLLQLGGVNTSFSASLSSLLLTALDRYISISRPSEYKLLMTRKRAWIALGMLWVACATIASLPLLGWNCCTLNSTCSELFPFVDDSYLSSWICFIMVMLGCIIYAYAHVLWRARQHVAYMEKRQVQLGKQNTRMRMDVMLAKTLVMVLTVLVLCWSPVLVLMIYSIFARLSNHLRKVFAFCSTLCLLNSMVNPIIYALRSKELYSSLRMVFSRFRRHLKAPEESPEAESTHKSSMIETVCEDMRVT; from the coding sequence ATGGATATTTGTAAGATACATGAAAACGCCTCCAAATGCAGCATGAACACCATGGAGTGCTTTATGGTCCTCAGCACACAAGCACAGAAGATAAGCATTGCCACACTGTGCGGCCTCTTTGGGACACTGTGCATTTTTGAGAACTCTTTGGTGCTGTACTTGATCTTCTCCTCTCCTGGGACCAGGAAAAAACCTTCCTACCTCTTTATCAGTAGCCTGGCCTTGGCTGATATTCTGGCCAGCATCATCTTCGTCTGCAGTTTTGTTAATTTCCATGTCTTTAATGAAACTGATTTCTCTAAAGAAAtgttcctgctgcagctgggcggGGTGAACACATCCTTCTCTGCCTCCCTGAGCAGCTTGCTGCTGACAGCCCTGGACCGTTACATCTCCATCAGCCGGCCCTCTGAATACAAGCTCCTCATGACAAGGAAGAGAGCGTGGATAGCACTGGGGATGCTCTGGGTGGCATGTGCGACCATTgcttccctgcccctcctgggcTGGAACTGCTGCACGCTCAATTCGACCTGCTCTGAGCTGTTCCCATTTGTGGACGACAGCTATCTGTCGAGCTGGATCTGCTTCATCATGGTCATGCTGGGGTGCATCATCTACGCCTACGCGCACGTGCTGTGGAGGGCTCGCCAGCACGTGGCCTACATGGAGAAGCGCCAAGTGCAGCTGGGAAAGCAGAACACCAGGATGAGGATGGATGTCATGCTGGCCAAGACCCTTGTCATGGTGCTGACTGTCCTCGTGCTGTGCTGGTCTCCAGTCCTCGTTCTCATGATCTACAGCATCTTTGCCAGGCTGAGCAATCACCTGCGCAAGGTGTTTGCCTTCTGCAGCACCCTCTGCCTGCTCAATTCCATGGTAAACCCCATTATTTATGCCCTGCGGAGCAAGGAGCTGTATTCCTCCCTGAGGATGGTCTTTTCTCGGTTCAGGAGGCACCTGAAGGCCCCTGAGGAAAGCCCAGAAGCAGAGAGCACCCATAAATCCTCCATGATAGAGACTGTCTGTGAGGACATGCGTGTAACCTAG
- the FUCA1 gene encoding tissue alpha-L-fucosidase: MAAAALTSRGKMAAGRLLWLAAALGPVLAAPRYRPDWVSLDARPLPAWFDQAKVGVFVHWGVFSVPAWGSEWFWWHWQGEHRADYERFVQRRYPPDTTYADFAPRFTAHDFQPREWAQLFQRAGARYVVLTTKHHEGFTNWGSPVSWNWNSLDTGPHRDLVGELGQALRESNIRYGLYHSLLEWFNPLYLADKESGFKTQDFVLKKTMPELYDLVLKYKPDLIWSDGDWEAPESYWNSTSFLAWLYNDSPVKDTVVVNDRWCNNCSCHHGGYYNCADKYKPGTLPSHKWEMCSSIDKLSWGYRSNMSIADLMDEASIIEELVQTVSFGGNYLLNVGPTKEGVIVPIFQERLLALGRWLDTNGEAIYESKPWRVQMENSTDTVWYTSKGPAVYAIFLLWPRDNVLELSSPDPSPATQVTMLGFAGTLKWQKSPGKGLLITLPYMLPSPLPPQSGWTVKLEGVN; this comes from the exons atggcggcggcggcgctgacGTCACGCGGCAAGATGGCGGCCGGCAGGCTGCTGTGGCTGGCGGCGGCGCTGGGGCCGGTGCTGGCCGCGCCGCGCTACCGCCCGGACTGGGTCAGCCTGGACGCGAGGCCGCTGCCGGCCTGGTTCGATCAGGCTAAGGTGGGGGTGTTTGTGCACTGGGGGGTGTTCTCCGTCCCGGCGTGGGGCTCCGAGTGGTTCTGGTGGCACTGGCAGGGCGAGCATCGCGCCGACTATGAGCGCTTCGTGCAGCGCCGGTACCCGCCCGACACCACCTACGCGGACTTCGCACCCCGCTTCACCGCCCACGACTTCCAGCCCCGCGAGTGGGCCCAGCTCTTCCAGCGGGCTGGTGCCAG gtATGTGGTACTGACCACGAAGCATCATGAAGGCTTCACCAACTGGGGGTCACCTGTGTCCTGGAACTGGAATTCTCTGGATACGGGGCCTCACCGAGATCTTGTAGGAGAGCTGGGACAAGCCCTCAGGGAGAG caACATACGCTATGGACTGTATCACTCCCTGTTAGAGTGGTTTAATCCACTCTATCTAGCTGACAAAGAAAGTGGCTTCAAGACCCAGGACTTTGTTTTGAAGAAGACCATGCCAGAACTTTATGATCTTGTCTTAAA ATATAAACCAGATTTGATTTGGTCGGATGGAGACTGGGAAGCTCCGGAGTCATACTGGAATTCTACTTCTTTCCTTGCCTGGCTTTATAATGATAGTCCTGTCAAG gaCACTGTTGTTGTTAATGATCGTTGGTGTAATAACTGCTCTTGCCATCATGGAGGCTACTACAATTGTGCTGACAAATACAAGCCAGGGACCCTGCCAAGTCACAAGTGGGAGATGTGCTCCTCCATTGACAAGCTTTCCTGGGGCTATCGAAGCAACATGAGCATTGCTGACTTAATGGATGAAGCAAGTATCATTGAG GAGCTAGTGCAGACTGTGAGTTTTGGAGGCAACTACCTTCTCAATGTGGGACCTACAAAAGAAGGGGTGATTGTTCCCATCTTCCAAGAAAGACTTCTGGCCCTTGGGAGGTGGCTGGACACTAACGGGGAGGCAATTTATGAATCAAAGCCATGGAGAGTGCAGATGGAGAACAGCACAGACACAGTCTG GTACACTTCTAAGGGACCAGCTGTCTATGCCATCTTTCTGCTCTGGCCTCGGGACAACGTTTTGGAGCTGTCCTCACCCGATCCATCCCCAGCCACACAA GTGACGATGTTGGGTTTTGCAGGGACTCTAAAGTGGCAGAAGTCCCCAGGTAAAGGACTGCTCATAACTTTGCCCTACATGCTTCCATCTCCTCTGCCGCCTCAGTCTGGCTGGACTGTCAAGCTCGAGGGTGTGAATTGA
- the HMGCL gene encoding hydroxymethylglutaryl-CoA lyase, mitochondrial isoform X2, producing MPQCATGPLPRDGPRGQVSAAAAGAFPKRVKVVEVGPRDGLQNEKNVVPTPVKINLINMLSETGLQVIEATSFVSPKWVPQMADHTEVMQGINKLPGISYPVLTPNLRGFQAAVAAGAKEVSIFGAASELFTKKNINCSIEESLERFDEVMTAARAASIPVRGYVSCVLGCPYEGKISAAKVAEVSKKMYSMGCYEISLGDTIGIGTPGSMKEMLTAVMKEVPVGALAVHCHDTYGQALANILVALQMGVSVVDASVAGLGGCPYARGASGNVATEDLVYMLNGLGIHTGVDLQKLMDTGTFICNALNRRTNSKVSQACCRL from the exons ATGCCGCAGTGCGCCACGGGGCCGCTGCCGCGGGACGGCCCGCGGGGACAG gtCAGCGCCGCGGCGGCCGGAGCCTTCCCGAAGCGTGTGAAGGTGGTGGAGGTGGGGCCGCGGGACGGGCTGCAGAACGAGAAG AATGTTGTACCGACACCGGTGAAAATCAATCTAATCAATATGCTGTCAGAGACGGGGCTTCAGGTTATAGAGGCCACCAGCTTTGTTTCCCCCAAATGGGTTCCTCAG ATGGCGGACCATACTGAAGTCATGCAAGGAATTAATAAGTTACCTGGTATTAGTTATCCTGTGCTGACACCGAATCTGAGGGGATTTCAGGCAGCG GTGGCAGCAGGGGCCAAAGAAGTGTCGATCTTCGGAGCAGCATCTGAGCTCTTCACTAAGAAGAACATCAACTGTTCCATAGAGGAGAGTTTGGAGAGATTCGATGAAGTGATGACGGCAGCGAGAGCGGCCAGCATTCCTGTCCGGGG atATGTATCCTGTGTCCTTGGCTGTCCCTATGAAGGGAAGATTTCTGCAGCTAAAGTTGCAGAG GTCTCAAAGAAGATGTACTCGATGGGATGCTACGAGATTTCCCTCGGCGACACCATCGGCATTGGGACTCCGGGGAGCATGAAGGAGATGCTGACGGCAGTCATGAAAGAGGTGCCAGTTGGGGCTCTTGCTGTTCACTGCCATGATACCTACGGGCAAGCTCTTGCCAACATCTTGGTAGCGCTTCAG ATGGGTGTGAGCGTGGTTGATGCGTCCGTCGCTGGCCTTGGAGGCTGCCCCTATGCCCGAGGAGCTTCAGGAAACGTTGCTACAGAGGACTTGGTGTACATGCTGAATGGCCTGGGGATCCACACG GGTGTGGATCTGCAGAAGTTGATGGACACGGGCACGTTTATTTGCAATGCTCTCAACAGACGAACCAATTCCAAAGTGTCCCAGGCGTGTTGCAGGCTGTGA
- the HMGCL gene encoding hydroxymethylglutaryl-CoA lyase, mitochondrial isoform X1, protein MAAARRLLPCWAVSLRPVSAAAAGAFPKRVKVVEVGPRDGLQNEKNVVPTPVKINLINMLSETGLQVIEATSFVSPKWVPQMADHTEVMQGINKLPGISYPVLTPNLRGFQAAVAAGAKEVSIFGAASELFTKKNINCSIEESLERFDEVMTAARAASIPVRGYVSCVLGCPYEGKISAAKVAEVSKKMYSMGCYEISLGDTIGIGTPGSMKEMLTAVMKEVPVGALAVHCHDTYGQALANILVALQMGVSVVDASVAGLGGCPYARGASGNVATEDLVYMLNGLGIHTGVDLQKLMDTGTFICNALNRRTNSKVSQACCRL, encoded by the exons atggcggcggcgcggcggctgTTGCCGTGCTGGGCTGTGTCGCTGCGGCCG gtCAGCGCCGCGGCGGCCGGAGCCTTCCCGAAGCGTGTGAAGGTGGTGGAGGTGGGGCCGCGGGACGGGCTGCAGAACGAGAAG AATGTTGTACCGACACCGGTGAAAATCAATCTAATCAATATGCTGTCAGAGACGGGGCTTCAGGTTATAGAGGCCACCAGCTTTGTTTCCCCCAAATGGGTTCCTCAG ATGGCGGACCATACTGAAGTCATGCAAGGAATTAATAAGTTACCTGGTATTAGTTATCCTGTGCTGACACCGAATCTGAGGGGATTTCAGGCAGCG GTGGCAGCAGGGGCCAAAGAAGTGTCGATCTTCGGAGCAGCATCTGAGCTCTTCACTAAGAAGAACATCAACTGTTCCATAGAGGAGAGTTTGGAGAGATTCGATGAAGTGATGACGGCAGCGAGAGCGGCCAGCATTCCTGTCCGGGG atATGTATCCTGTGTCCTTGGCTGTCCCTATGAAGGGAAGATTTCTGCAGCTAAAGTTGCAGAG GTCTCAAAGAAGATGTACTCGATGGGATGCTACGAGATTTCCCTCGGCGACACCATCGGCATTGGGACTCCGGGGAGCATGAAGGAGATGCTGACGGCAGTCATGAAAGAGGTGCCAGTTGGGGCTCTTGCTGTTCACTGCCATGATACCTACGGGCAAGCTCTTGCCAACATCTTGGTAGCGCTTCAG ATGGGTGTGAGCGTGGTTGATGCGTCCGTCGCTGGCCTTGGAGGCTGCCCCTATGCCCGAGGAGCTTCAGGAAACGTTGCTACAGAGGACTTGGTGTACATGCTGAATGGCCTGGGGATCCACACG GGTGTGGATCTGCAGAAGTTGATGGACACGGGCACGTTTATTTGCAATGCTCTCAACAGACGAACCAATTCCAAAGTGTCCCAGGCGTGTTGCAGGCTGTGA
- the GALE gene encoding UDP-glucose 4-epimerase, whose translation MAEKILVTGGAGYIGSHCVLELVEAGYVPVVIDNFHNAIRGADELPESLRRVQEIVRQPILFQELDITDEAALQELFSKHRFSAVMHFAGLKAVGESVQKPLEYYRVNLTGTIRLLETMKAHGVKNIVFSSSATVYGDPKYLPLDENHPVGGCTNPYGKSKYFIEEMIRDLCKAERDWNAVLLRYFNPIGAHESGMIGEDPQGIPNNLMPYVAQVAVGRREFLSVFGNDYRTDDGTGIRDYIHVVDLAKGHIAALKKLEENCGCKIYNLGTGTGYSVLQMVRAMEKASGREIKYKITGRREGDVAACYADPALAERELGWRAAFGLDKMCEDLWRWQLQNPTGFSKN comes from the exons ATGGCAGAGAAGATCCTGGTGACCGGCGGAGCTGGCTACATTGGCAGTCATTgtgtgctggagctggtggaggCTGGCTACGTCCCTGTGGTCATAGACAACTTTCACAATGCCATCCGAG GGGCAGATGAGCTCCCGGAGAGCCTCCGGCGTGTGCAGGAGATCGTGCGCCAGCCCATCCTCTTCCAGGAGCTGGATATCACTGATGAGGCAGCGCTGCAGGAGCTCTTCAGTAAG caccGTTTCTCAGCTGTGATGCACTTTGCGGGGCTGAAGGCAGTGGGGGAGTCTGTGCAGAAGCCCCTGGAGTACTACAGGGTGAACCTCACTGGCACCATCCGGCTGCTGGAG ACCATGAAAGCCCATGGCGTGAAGAACATCGtgttcagcagctctgccaccGTCTACGGAGACCCCAAGTACCTGCCCCTGGATGAGAACCACCCCGTTGGAGGCTGCACCAACCCCTACGGCAAATCCAAGTACTTCATCGAGGAGATGATTCGAGatctctgcaaagcagagagg GACTGGAACGCTGTTCTCCTGCGCTATTTCAACCCCATCGGAGCCCACGAGTCAGGCATGATCGGGGAAGATCCTCAGGGGATCCCAAATAACCTCATGCCCTATGTGGCGCAG GTGGCAGTGGGGCGCCGGGAATTCCTGAGCGTGTTTGGGAATGACTACAGGACAGACGACGGAACAG GCATCAGGGATTACATCCATGTTGTGGATTTGGCGAAGGGCCATATCGCTGCTCTCAAGAAGCTCGAGGAGAACTGCGGCTGCAAG ATCTACAATCTGGGCACAGGCACCGGCTACTCTGTCCTGCAGATGGTCCGGGCCATGGAGAAAGCCTCAGGAAGGGAG ATCAAGTACAAGATCACGGGCCGGCGCGAGGGAGACGTGGCTGCCTGCTACGCCGACCCGGCGCTGGCTGAGCGCGAGctgggctggagagctgcctttGGCCTGGACAAGATGT GCGAGGACCTGTGGCGGTGGCAGCTGCAGAATCCCACAGGCTTCAGCAAGAACTGA
- the LYPLA2 gene encoding acyl-protein thioesterase 2, producing MCGNNMSVPLLADAVTVSGAERETAAVIFLHGLGDTGHSWADALSSIRLPYVKYICPHAPRIPVTLNMKMVMPSWFDLMGLTPDAPEDEAGIKKAAENIKAIIEHEMKNGIPPNRIILGGFSQGGALSLYTALTCQHQLAGIVALSCWLPLHKAFPQAANNGVNKDIAILQCHGEMDPMIPVRFGALTAEKLKSVVTPAKVQFKTYPGVMHSSCPQEMMAVKEFIEKLLPRI from the exons ATGTGTGGTAACAACATGTCTGTCCCCCTCCTCGCTGATGCAGTGACTGTCTCAGGGGCAGAGCGGGAGACTGCTGCG GTCATTTTTTTACATGGCCTTGGAGACACGGG gCACAGCTGGGCTGATGCTCTCTCCTCCATCCGCCTCCCTTACGTGAAATATATTTGCCCTCACGC GCCCCGGATCCCAGTGACCCTCAACATGAAGATGGTTATGCCCTCCTG GTTTGATCTGATGGGGTTGACTCCAGATGCACCTGAGGATGAAGCTGGGATcaagaaagctgcagaaaaca TTAAAGCAATTATTGAGCATGAGATGAAGAACGGGATCCCACCCAACCGCATCATCCTGGGGGGCTTCTCACAG GGCGGTGCCTTGTCGCTGTACACAGCTCTCACCTGCCAGCACCAGCTGGCCGGCATCGTGGCGCTCAGCTGCTGGCTCCCGCTGCACAAGGCCTTCCCGCAG GCAGCGAATAACGGTGTGAACAAGGACATTGCCATCCTGCAGTGCCATGGGGAGATGGACCCCATGATCCCCGTCCGCTTCGGGGCCCTCActgctgaaaagctgaaatctgTTGTCACCCCCGCCAAGGTGCAGTTCAAAACCTACCCCGGCGTGATGCACAGTTCCTGCCCTCAG GAGATGATGGCGGTGAAGGAGTTTATTGAGAAGCTGCTGCCCCGGATCTAA